The Prunus dulcis chromosome 3, ALMONDv2, whole genome shotgun sequence genome segment GGTGACAACCCAAGATGGTTACATACTGAGTTTGCAAAGAATCCCAGAAGGTCGTCATAGTAATGGGACTAAGAAGCCGCCGGTCTTAATTCAACATGGTGTCCTTGTGGTAagtttcctcttcttctctgctctGCATATCATCACCCTgattctgcttctgcttctgtttctgtttGATCTTTGATCATTAAACATTATTGCACATATTCATTAAAGTTGCTTTTCAGTGCCACATTTTGGTACCAAAGTTGCTTTTTTCGACTATTCAAGTGAAAAAAGTCAAAGGGAGAGGACACTATCAGTGAATATAGCATGTGCCCTGTAATTCTTTCAAATGGCCTATGATGTCACTTAAACTACACTTAAAATTAGCATCTTGCACGCATTTaataacaaattgaaaagcaaTATCTTTACAAAAGTGGATGCTAGAATTACGCTCCTGGAAATGGCTGCAGATCCAAAACAGAGGGTCCATGTTTGCCTATAAAGtcaataagaagaagaaagaaacagaggaaaacAGAGCAGACTTCACGCTATTTAGATTAGACGTACAAATTTGTTCAGATTGTTGAACAAAACTTGTCCACTTAAATACCAAGTAATAGTTTTTGTGtgcacacaaaacaaaaattggatTTAAGTTTTCAAAAAGTGGTTCAGAGactctgcttctgcttctgcttctgaTGAGGCAAAAAGAATCCCATCAGAAACTGTCCCAAAAAATGATGCACCGCCTCAGGCATAATTCCATTGGTGCAAAATTCAAGACACGGATAACTGCTCTTGGTAATGACCATAATTGAGGGGTTTCTATATTGTGTATGTGGGTGCAGGATGGAGTCACCTGGCTCTTAAATTCTCCGGATAAAAATCTACCGTTGATTTTGGCTGATAATGGGTTTGATGTGTGGATTGCTAACACCAGAGGGACCAGGTTTAGCCGACGACATACTTCCATGGACCCCTCCGATCCGGTTCTTACACTATACACTCTCTCACTTCAGCTCTCTCTGTTTCTTAGTAGTATGTCCTTATTGCTTAATGAGTTGTGATTTGAAACATGTCagaaattttggaattggtCTTGGGATGAACTGGTGGCCTTTGACCTACCAGCTGTTTTTGATTTCGTGTATAGCAAAACAGGACAGAAGGTTAATTACGTGGGCCATTCACTGGTGAGGAAAATGCACATATCTTGgtaaattgaatttcaaatcaAGGAcatgcaatgcaacatgtTGAAGAATCCATGTGAATTTGGCAGGGTACTTTGTTTGCATTGGCATCGTTATCAGATGGGAAACTGGTGGACCAGATGAAGTCGGCAGCCTTGTTGAGCCCCATTGCTTATTTGAGTCACATGAACACTGCACTTGGCGTGGCTGCTGCAAAGGCCTTTGTTGGTGAGGTACAAATTCATTCAGTTGTTAGTCAATAATTTCTTATACAATTTAAGATATGATTTTACCAGTCCCAAACGAACTCTAATTAAGCATATGATTTTACCAACAGATCACTACGCTATTCGGTCTTGCCGAGTTCAATCCAAAAGGGTAAGAATCCACCATGAAATAAATGTTAAATACCTCTTCATCTCACAGCATTAGGATTTTAACTTGGTGTAATTTGAGGTTTCTCTTAATTGCAGGGAGCCTGTGGCCCAATTTCTCAATGCTCTGTGTGTTTATCCGGGGGTTGACTGCTATGACTTACTAGAAGCAGTTACTGGTATAATTAGCCACTTCTCGTTATctctaattattaattatctTGCAGCTAAGCTATTAACTACTTCCGTAAATTTATCTGATTTAAGGAAAAAACTGCTGCCTCAATTCTTCCACTGTTGATCTTTTCCTGAAGAATGAGCCTCAGTCAACATCCACCAGGAACATGGTGCACTTGGCTCAAAGTAAGTTCCTTTATCCAACTTACACCCCATCAGTTTAAAGTAATGGTGCCAATTAAACTACTTGTTTAAACTAATTGTGACATAAATTAACTTGCAGCTGTGCGAGATGGGGTGTTGGCAAAATACAACTACGGGAGACTAGACTACAATTTGATGCATTATGGGAAATTTAGCCCTCCAATTTATAACCTATCCAACATTCCCCATAACCTTCCTCTGTTCCTCAGCTATGGCGGCCGAGACTCGCTCTCTGATATTCGGGACGTGGAGCTTTTACTTGATATTCTTAAGCTTCATGATGTGGGCAAGCTGACTGTTCAGTACATAAAAGACTATGCACATGCAGACTTCATCATGGGGTTGAATGCCAAGGACATTGTGTACAATCAAGTTACTGCCTTTTTCCAGCAGCAACAATAATATTACAACTGAGAttgaagttgagttgaaatcAGCTGCAACTTGCAAACCATATCATGAGCACCTTAAGCTCTAATTTGTGGTAAAATGTATCCAGAAATTTTGAACAATATATGTCGGTTTTAAAGTTGATGagcaaaatattttaatgaatCAAACAATCAATGTCATGACATTGATGATGACGAGCACAAGCTATAGTGAATAGACTTTCTTCATTTGGTCCTTGTCTTAGTTCGTCTGATGATTCTGacattttgttttgattttaaatttgagtTCCAAGGGCAAGCTGCTGGCCTTTTCGAGTGAATATGATCACCGCCAGGGTAGCTTTGTTTCAACGCCAAGCTTCCTCCACGACCTTTTGCCCACCAACTAGTTTTGCTTTGCGGACAAACCAAACTCTCTCAAGTCTTAACATAATCGCATTTCACAAACTCAGTCCTCTTGCTTCTCGGGGCAATTTGATAATTTGGAGGGTCCTTGATGTTCATCTTATGAAAATGAAACTTCCCAAGTTATCAAGATTACAAATATtgtttttcataatttataataataacaacAGTAATAAACCAAACAGAACTCccctgtatatatatagttggtAATAGGCATGGGAAAGCTCAGACTCAGACATTGAAAGGAGTTTAGAAGCAAAGAagtctagagagagagagagagagagagaacataAGAATATACAGAATGGGGCGCAGGAACACAATTTTGTTGGTGTTGGTTTTTGTAGGTTTGATCACAAAGAAGGGCTTCGCAGCACAACTCACAGTTGGAGGAAGCCAAGGTTGGGATGAGTCCACAGACTTCAACTCTTGGGCATCTGCCCAAAAATTCAAGGTTGGCGATCAACTTGGTATGTAAACAAACCCTCTTTAtctaataattatatttttagtgtGGATTTGATTAGCATAATAATGCCACAACCAATGTGATTAATATTGTTGACAGTTTTCAAGTACTCTTCGGGGCTGCACAGCTTGGTGGAGCTACCAAATGAGAGTGCCTACAAGAGCTGTGACCTTGGCGGTGCATTAGACTCCAAGAATAGCGGCAATGACGTGGTGAAGTTGACCAAGGCTGGTACACGATATTTTGCTTGTGGCACTTTAGGCCACTGTGGCCAAGGCATGAAGGTGAAGATCACTACTGTCGATGGAAATGCACCTTCTTCTCCGGCATCGGCATCATCATCGTCGTCATCTTCTGATGCTTCTCCTGCTTCAACTTCCCTGCATTCCATTACGTCATTCGTTGTGCTTGCTGCATTATCTGCAACCGTTGTTCTGCTTTCTATGTTTTGAACTTCGTTTGAGGGTATTTGCCATATTGGGTCTACTTATTACCACCATGGACGTATCattttatttggattttggagATAAATTATAGCCAGTGCTGAGTTTGTGATTCAAACTCAGAACTtgatatttttggttttgtttcattgtgattgaaatttgaaggaaGAGGAGAATAAAAGTGGTAGGGATTGCTATATATAACCCTGGCCTGATTTTTGTACAATACTATGAATCAACCCTCATCTCCTGTTGGATTTTCCCTactaatttttcttctattgaTTGCAGAAAAAATTACATATCCTATATGGTTTCAACTCCACTCTCCACATATCCGACCTTAACCTCCTTAGACATATCCTATATActcttaaatttatttatttttccattaTTGTTACATCTAGAAAAGAAGCATACATGGACTTAGTCAAGTTTGCTAGAGTAGATATGCTCCTCCACTCTTCACCCGAGTTCGAATCCTTCACTCGGTAGTTTGAATCCCTCAGGCGCGGAAGTGCATGCGgagaggctagtatatatataaaacaaaatgcagagaatggtaaaaaattcaaaataccagaaaatgcccttagttaatgcaaatattaaaaattgaaattattaattaaatgaggataatatgaaaaattcacactttttcatataaaaaaattaaaattaaaagaaatatatatcttatttttatagaacacaactacccattatcatttttaaattttaaaataaatttaaatttttttaaaaaagcctCTTGTAGGTGCAGAAGTGTGTGCGGAGAGGCTAATAtatagatttaaaaaaatcgaaaaCAGTTAGGTCGATGTCATCGTTTTGGCGCACAAATTTTGCacgaaaaaaaagaagataaaaaatgGATCTGGCATATTCCTCCTTTGCCAatccaaaatcagaaaattcaaaacaatatCAAAAAAGGAGTAATTTTTTGGTGTTCCGGATACACTACGTGACTGGTGTACTATTTAATAGATAAAAGACATGAAATATTTGCAATGTAGCCCGCCACATGTTATAAAAAGATATACAGTAAATTAGACAATAATTCCACATGTTCGATATTTATTAGATGATACACTAGCCACGTTGTGTACCGgaacatataaaaatttcttgacaaacccaaaaataaagcGTGAATCCTAGGCGCCCGAACAAATCGTGACGCAGCTGCAAGGTCCTATTCTGTCAGCGCTGAgctcttttgatttttgaaggCAGTTGAAGTGTCGTGCTGTAACAAATTCAGTCCGAAACACACAACCAGAGAGTGACAGCAAGAGTGAAAACCATGCCGGAGGAGACGACCACCATAGACTACGTGATGGAGGCAGCGTCCGGGCCCCACTTCTCGGGGCTCCGACTTGACGGCCTCCTCTCATCTCCACGTTCtgcatcgtcttcctctcctGCTTCCGCTGCTTCAAACCCAGCCGACCCCAACGCCACCAAGCAGCCCTTCGTCATTGGTACTATTAACTCTCTCATTCGTCTTTCTTCACATTTTCACAGAACATCcaatcaatttaaatttgtttcaGTCACATCCCTGCCGCAACtacattttctttcaatttgattGTTGTTGCGGTGATTGATTAGGTGTTTCGGGAGGTACGGCTTCTGGTAAGACCACGGTTTGCGACATGATCATCCAACAGCTTCACGATCATCGGGTCGTCCTTGTCAATCAGGTTAGGGTTTGGTGTCCATTATGCTTACCTTGCCTTTTTCTGCCTGCAAAATTCCGTCATTAGTTGATTTTACTTTATGCTTAATAAAATTCTCTGATTAGTTTCATTTGGCCGTGTCGTAGGATTCATTTTACCGTGGTTTGACACCTGAGGAATCTGAACGGGTGCATGAGTATAATTTTGATCATCCTGGTAATcgttttattataaaaagtcaaatttactttcctattcttGATgtctgctgccaagaaattAGGCTGTATGCTGTTCTATCTGTACTATGCAACTCTGGCAGTTATGGAGTGACAGATAAAGTTTTGTTGGGGTTTTTCTTTAGCCTATGGACattatttgtaaaattttattgattatgTATGGCTTGCATTTTTCAGATGCTTTTGACACTGAGCAACTTTTAGAGTGCGTTCAAAAGCTAAAATGTGGCCAATCTGTCCAAGTTCCGATTTATGATTTTAAGATCCATCGACGAAGTTCTGATACTTTCCGGCAGGTACTCAAATCATTTATGtgtttttattccttttttttttgttttttttgtttttttttgttttttttgttaggAGTATCTAGCTTGTTTGGCATGTAGAATTAGTGTACTGGTAACATTGtactatttattattattattcttataTTACTTTATTAACtatcattattattagtaTTGTTACCATTTTTACTCTTCTCAAGGTTTGTTTTGACTTCTAATTGTCGTTTTCTTCCcttttaatcattttatttactgATTTTTCAGGTGAATGCTTCCGATGTAATAATTTTGGAGGGAATTCTGGTATTCCACGATCAACGTGTCCGAAATCTGATGAACATGAAGATTTTTGTCGATACAGGtttgattttctctttctaaatttttgtCGTTgtcattatttttattgtctTGTTATGTTCCTTTATGGTCATCTCATCTTTTAGATTTCCATGATTGTTTTGCTTTGCATGGCATGTTAGTTTGAGTGCTATGTACGGACATTATGCCTTCTTGTATAGGTCTAGCAATTCCTCTGTAATCAAATGTATATGTTACGACAAAGAAATAGAAATAGATATTGATCAAAGAAATCCAGAGAAGGCAAGGAATTTCAGAGCTGGTTGCGTGTTCTTGTACTGCCTATTAAGATTCAGTTGCCAATTAGCAATTTATGCTGATTATAAACCATAGGCGTTAGGCACTTGGGTGGCGAATAATATATTCTACCTTTTGCCGGTCCATATAGAATGGcttcagtttttaaaaatttatataaactcaaAATTGCCTATAGGTTATTATCAAACATTCGTTCTTTAAGAGTGCTTCTATTCCCATCCAACTTTATGGGTTGGCCAGTCTCTGTATGCGCATGAGGAGCAGGTCATAACCTTTTTTAGATTatgctctctctttctctctctctctctctctctctctctctctctctctctctctctctctctctctttctctctctctgtgaatATTTGTTATCTTGTTTTTGTCCAGATGCTGATGTAAGGCTTGCTCGTAGAATAAGACGAGACACAGTTGAGAGGGGGAGGGACATaaactctgttcttgaaatgGTAAGACCCCATGCTTGAACAGTCTCCTTGCACACAATTGAATCATCATAATTTTCTGTGGATTTGAGTAAGAACATAGGGTGGCTCTTTTATGGTTTAATTGCCTTGTAATTCCGCTGAGATTTTATTGTTTCAACTCTTAAAATCACATTGGTAGCATTATTTTAATTGTGCAGTATGCCAAGTTTGTCAAGCCTGcttttgatgattttgttcACCCATCAAAGAAGTATGCTGATGTGATCATTCCCCGTGGTGGTGATAATCATGTAGCCATTGATTTGATTGTGCAACATATTCAAACAAAGCTTGGTCAGCATGACCTCTGCAAAATTTATCCCAATATGTATGTTATTCAGTCAACATTTCAGGTatgccttttgttttatttgtgatTTGGTGTTATAGACATATTCTTCACCTTCTGTCTTTTGGGGGCATTAGGAATTTGGTAGTCTTGGCTATGGTTGTTGATCCTAAGACTCTCAAGtacaaattatttattgtatGTTGAATTCAATTATTGGCCTTGTTTTTCGTTGAGCTTTGGCCCAAAAATTCTACTACTAAATGCCAGTAACTAGAATAACTGTACAACTCTGAGTGCAGAAAACAGTGAGATTGTGGATTATACAAAGCAGCGTCAGATGAGTTGGGTTGGGTAGGGTATGTGTCTGGTAGGTGAAGGCTAAAGATAGTTATGTCAACTTGGTTTCTGTTTCTGGGCTTATGGCATATCAGTG includes the following:
- the LOC117621588 gene encoding triacylglycerol lipase 2-like translates to MAATLASFCLLVLVAALAPHRAYASIRSSLGHKRAAAAAAPTVGICASSVLVYGYQCQELQVTTQDGYILSLQRIPEGRHSNGTKKPPVLIQHGVLVDGVTWLLNSPDKNLPLILADNGFDVWIANTRGTRFSRRHTSMDPSDPKFWNWSWDELVAFDLPAVFDFVYSKTGQKVNYVGHSLGTLFALASLSDGKLVDQMKSAALLSPIAYLSHMNTALGVAAAKAFVGEITTLFGLAEFNPKGEPVAQFLNALCVYPGVDCYDLLEAVTGKNCCLNSSTVDLFLKNEPQSTSTRNMVHLAQTVRDGVLAKYNYGRLDYNLMHYGKFSPPIYNLSNIPHNLPLFLSYGGRDSLSDIRDVELLLDILKLHDVGKLTVQYIKDYAHADFIMGLNAKDIVYNQVTAFFQQQQ
- the LOC117622742 gene encoding mavicyanin; its protein translation is MGRRNTILLVLVFVGLITKKGFAAQLTVGGSQGWDESTDFNSWASAQKFKVGDQLVFKYSSGLHSLVELPNESAYKSCDLGGALDSKNSGNDVVKLTKAGTRYFACGTLGHCGQGMKVKITTVDGNAPSSPASASSSSSSSDASPASTSLHSITSFVVLAALSATVVLLSMF
- the LOC117622452 gene encoding uridine kinase-like protein 1, chloroplastic — encoded protein: MPEETTTIDYVMEAASGPHFSGLRLDGLLSSPRSASSSSPASAASNPADPNATKQPFVIGVSGGTASGKTTVCDMIIQQLHDHRVVLVNQDSFYRGLTPEESERVHEYNFDHPDAFDTEQLLECVQKLKCGQSVQVPIYDFKIHRRSSDTFRQVNASDVIILEGILVFHDQRVRNLMNMKIFVDTDADVRLARRIRRDTVERGRDINSVLEMYAKFVKPAFDDFVHPSKKYADVIIPRGGDNHVAIDLIVQHIQTKLGQHDLCKIYPNMYVIQSTFQIRGMHTLIRDREISKHDFVFYSDRLIRLVVEHGLGHLPFTEKQVVTPTASVYTGVDFCKKLCGVSIVRSGESMENALRACCKGIKIGKILIHRDGDNGKQLIYEKLPKDISERHVLLLDPVLATGNSANQAIELLIQKGVPEAHIIFLNLISAPEGIHCVSKRFPSLKIVTSEIDVALNEEFRVIPGMGEFGDRYFGTDD